A genomic stretch from Aedes albopictus strain Foshan chromosome 2, AalbF5, whole genome shotgun sequence includes:
- the LOC134286144 gene encoding uncharacterized protein LOC134286144, with product MPVKKASKASSATKLKLLHRRRSNILGSAMMVNEFNRTYEPARQNQLATQIALLDELWRDFLSTQEEIEILEDSEEHFSEERRDFQLLYLDLKGSLQSKLPTVPPAPPAQPRAPSSVCALPAQPITNVRLPEIKIPNFGGKIDDWVPFRDLFVSLIHSNQQLTAVQKMHYLRASLTDEAARIVSTLDISADDYQVAWNLLKDRFENPNLLIKRHMSALLAISPIKKESASGLSELADSFDRHVQLLNKLETVEEHWNSFLVERLSSCLDHGSLREWETHLDDGQRPTYKQLIDFIHKRSRIITTLMLSHTTSTQSESKPSKPRLTAHVASENVKKCPHCKQAHLLFQCSGFQSLVPQQRFEFVKKHGLCINCLKGAHLAKDCSSGTCKQCSKKHHSLLHLPPISSASVPGAPAAAPNQSVPVAIGQSAEAIGARSYQVSPRDANAAVRPPSAISGASPLANSSFRTFPQSYSVGIPPTTPSVDSLVETNSPPSTSCQSAEVTQHSRQNTVVLSTAVIKVKDADNNDHFARALLDSGSQPSFISESLCQKLRLKRFKINSPVSGIGQSTVNVHFGVTLSLASRFGDHRFTLDCLVLPKLTVSLPSHHINVSRWQIPRNLPMADPQFNISQKIDIIIGAELFFSLLEHQQISLAAGCPLLQKTVLGYIVCGKISDPALDPPAVQTSHICTDDLLDKQLERFWEIDNFDVGRSYTPDEQRCEDHFQQTVGRDTDGRYIVRLPLREDMLPMLGDSYQLAFRRLQSMEKKFAVDEGLRIAYHEFLEEYESLGHMEEVNPRASRSPQFFLPHHAIHRPESSTTKTRVVFDGSCRSSTSLSLNEVLFVGPTVQPALYSTVINIRLPRYAVTADAEKMFRQIWVHPDDRKYQQILFRKNPSEPVRIYQLKTVTYGLASSPFHATRVLNQLASDEGERFPLAVPVIKKGTYVDDVLTGDDDQVKLAETCRQLMEMLHQAGFVLRKWATNNTAVLASVPRQLWETKPDLEIDRSPTVKTLGLLWFPQSDTFQFKIPTLSPLDVATKRLVVSEMSQLFDPLGLLGPVVMKAKMFVQVLWAEHWSWDDQLSEEHSSWWTIYRSELNQLQALSVPRRVVQNRHYSLHCFCDASKAAYGCCIYVVSRDELGQSHSHLLTAKSRVAPLRGQSIPRLELCAALLGSQLADNLQQTTDFVEPPTFWVDSSIVLHWIKSQSNVWKVFVSNRIAEIQRLTKDCKWRHVPSEMNPADRISRGMMASQISKDDLWWHGPNFLKDPVDSWPECVVSMPDLPDLQQEACPVIALHSATVDQTLCDRFTDLSKLIRVVARCYRFFNNSRLPRSDRTIGSLTPEESEHALKILVRQVQLASFPAEVHHYRSAQSIPSVSATSKSPLKDLKLSMDQFGLLRLCGRLANMKAPYDTRYPILLPADHRLSWLIARSSHIRTLHGGPTLTLATIRQRFWPVRGRQLARKVVRQCVTCFRCQPWLAQQILAPLPSVRLSPARPFIHSGMDYCGPFFVRPLSGRGASVKIYVGLFVCLVVKAVHLEVVADLTSAACINAVKRFVARRGRVLELHCDNATAFVGTDRELRSMREEFRRQFRSKDWENFCVESGIKFRFIPARSPHFGGIWEAGIKSFKHHFRRIMGNRSFTVDQLQTVVAQIESVLNSRPLSPLTDSPDDCSALTPGHFLVGEPLVAIPEPDLVDVNSNRLSRLQEMKKSVQDLWRCWQLDYVSQLQQRRKWKRSQPDVRVGQLVLVRQATAPPLQWPLGRIVETVAGKDGRVRVVVVKTAAGQYKRAVTEIAVLPIAPTEDDPKDDNTIVSTSHQDEDDG from the coding sequence ATGCCGGTGAAGAAGGCAAGCAAGGCCAGCTCAGCTACAAAGCTGAAGCTTTTACATCGTCGTCGCTCGAACATTTTGGGCTCGGCGATGATGGTGAATGAGTTCAACCGAACGTATGAGCCCGCTCGTCAAAACCAATTAGCCACTCAAATTGCGCTTTTGGATGAGTTGTGGCGTGATTTTCTCTCCACCCAGGAGGAAATCGAAATTTTGGAGGACAGTGAGGAACATTTTTCCGAAGAAAGGCGAGATTTCCAACTGTTGTACCTCGATCTGAAAGGGTCGTTGCAGAGCAAGCTTCCCACTGTACCTCCGGCCCCACCCGCACAGCCTCGCGCACCGTCTTCAGTTTGCGCCCTACCGGCCCAGCCAATAACCAACGTTCGGCTGCCGGAGATTAAAATTCCAAATTTTGGAGGCAAGATTGACGATTGGGTACCGTTTCGCGATCTTTTCGTCTCGTTGATTCATTCCAATCAACAATTGACGGCAGTGCAAAAGATGCACTATTTGCGAGCATCGTTGACGGACGAAGCAGCTCGTATTGTATCCACACTTGATATTTCCGCCGATGATTATCAAGTTGCGTGGAACCTTTTGAAGGATCGCTTTGAGAATCCAAACTTGCTCATCAAGCGACACATGTCGGCATTATTGGCGATCAGTCCCATAAAGAAGGAGTCTGCTTCAGGACTGTCGGAGCTGGCCGACAGCTTCGATCGCCATGTGCAGTTGCTGAATAAGCTCGAAACAGTGGAGGAACACTGGAACTCGTTCCTCGTTGAGCGATTAAGCAGTTGCCTGGACCATGGCTCACTGCGGGAGTGGGAAACCCATTTAGACGACGGCCAGAGACCCACTTATAAACAACTGATCGATTTCATTCATAAAAGATCGCGAATCATCACAACATTAATGCTCTCCCACACTACTAGTACCCAATCAGAGTCAAAACCGTCAAAACCACGCCTCACAGCCCACGTCGCTTCTGAGAACGTGAAGAAGTGCCCTCACTGTAAGCAAGCCCATCTCCTGTTTCAGTGCAGCGGTTTCCAATCTCTCGTTCCACAACAACGTTTCGAATTCGTCAAGAAGCACGGGCTCTGCATAAACTGCTTGAAGGGTGCACACCTGGCGAAGGATTGCTCCAGCGGTACCTGCAAGCAGTGCTCCAAGAAACATCATTCACTGCTGCACCTCCCGCCGATTTCGTCTGCTTCGGTTCCTGGTGCACCAGCAGCAGCTCCCAACCAATCTGTACCAGTTGCAATTGGTCAATCCGCTGAAGCAATCGGTGCGCGTTCGTACCAAGTATCGCCACGCGACGCTAACGCCGCCGTACGTCCACCGTCGGCAATTTCCGGTGCATCACCACTCGCGAACTCGTCGTTCCGTACATTTCCGCAATCGTATTCGGTCGGTATTCCCCCCACCACTCCGTCGGTCGATTCTCTCGTCGAAACAAATTCGCCTCCCTCCACCTCCTGTCAAAGTGCTGAAGTGACTCAACATTCTCGTCAGAATACGGTCGTGCTATCGACAGCCGTTATCAAAGTGAAAGATGCCGACAACAATGACCATTTCGCTAGGGCGCTCTTGGACAGTGGCTCCCAACCCAGCTTCATCAGCGAATCACTCTGCCAGAAGCTCCGTCTGAAGCGTTTCAAGATCAACTCGCCTGTCAGTGGGATAGGCCAATCCACCGTGAACGTCCACTTCGGCGTAACGCTTTCGCTCGCTTCACGCTTCGGAGATCATCGCTTCACTCTGGACTGCCTGGTACTGCCAAAGCTAACGGTGTCGCTACCCAGCCACCACATCAACGTCTCTCGTTGGCAAATTCCTCGCAATCTTCCGATGGCGGATCCCCAGTTCAACATCAGCCAGAAGATAGACATCATTATCGGCGCTGAACTGTTCTTCTCGTTGCTAGAACATCAGCAAATCTCTCTCGCCGCTGGGTGTCCGCTACTACAGAAAACCGTACTTGGATACATTGTATGCGGGAAGATATCAGATCCAGCTCTCGATCCACCGGCAGTCCAGACCAGTCACATCTGCACTGATGACCTGCTCGACAAGCAACTCGAACGGTTTTGGGAAATCGACAACTTCGACGTCGGACGATCCTACACTCCCGACGAACAACGCTGCGAGGATCATTTCCAACAAACCGTTGGACGAGATACAGACGGAAGATACATCGTCCGTCTACCGCTGCGAGAAGACATGTTGCCAATGCTCGGCGACTCCTACCAGCTCGCATTCCGTCGCCTCCAGTCTATGGAGAAGAAGTTCGCTGTTGATGAAGGTCTCCGTATCGCCTAccacgagttcctggaggagtacgAAAGTCTGGGTCATATGGAGGAGGTGAATCCGCGCGCGTCGCGTAGCCCGCAGTTTTTCCTACCCCACCATGCCATCCACCGTCCTGAGAGTTCCACCACGAAGACACGAGTAGTATTTGATGGGTCCTGTCGAAGTTCTACCAGCTTATCACTCAACGAAGTTCTGTTTGTCGGACCAACAGTGCAGCCAGCTCTGTACTCTACCGTCATCAACATCCGTCTTCCTCGGTACGCCGTCACTGCTGACGCCGAGAAGATGTTTCGACAGATCTGGGTGCACCCGGATGACCGGAAGTATCAGCAAATACTCTTCCGAAAGAATCCATCAGAACCAGTTCGCATCTACCAGTTAAAGACCGTCACCTACGGTCTCGCTAGCTCGCCGTTCCACGCTACTCGTGTGCTCAACCAGTTGGCCTCTGACGAAGGAGAACGTTTTCCATTGGCGGTTCCTGTCATCAAGAAGGGAACGTACGTAGACGATGTCCTCACCGGCGACGACGACCAAGTCAAGCTTGCCGAAACTTGTCGCCAATTGATGGAGATGCTACACCAAGCAGGCTTCGTTCTACGTAAATGGGCCACCAACAATACCGCCGTTCTCGCCAGCGTTCCTCGTCAGTTGTGGGAAACCAAACCAGACCTAGAAATCGATCGCTCTCCTACTGTGAAGACATTGGGACTTCTCTGGTTTCCTCAGTCGGACACATTCCAGTTCAAGATACCAACTCTGTCGCCGCTGGATGTCGCAACCAAACGCCTCGTCGTATCCGAGATGTCACAACTATTCGACCCACTCGGCCTTCTGGGACCCGTAGTGATGAAAGCTAAGATGTTCGTTCAAGTGCTTTGGGCAGAACACTGGTCGTGGGACGACCAACTGTCCGAAGAACACTCCAGCTGGTGGACAATCTACCGCTCAGAGCTCAATCAGCTACAGGCACTCTCCGTGCCGCGCAGAGTCGTGCAAAACCGTCATTACAGTCTGCATTGCTTCTGCGACGCCTCGAAAGCAGCATACGGTTGCTGTATCTACGTCGTTTCCCGTGACGAGCTCGGACAGTCCCATAGCCATCTGCTGACAGCCAAGTCACGTGTTGCTCCACTACGTGGACAATCCATCCCTCGCCTGGAGTTGTGCGCCGCGCTACTCGGCAGCCAGCTTGCCGACAATCTCCAGCAAACAACGGATTTCGTCGAACCTCCAACGTTTTGGGTTGATTCCAGCATCGTGCTACACTGGATCAAGTCCCAGTCAAATGTGTGGAAGGTTTTCGTCTCAAACCGGATCGCAGAGATCCAACGCCTTACCAAGGACTGCAAGTGGAGACACGTTCCGTCGGAAATGAATCCAGCAGACCGGATTTCCCGAGGGATGATGGCAAGTCAGATCTCGAAGGACGATTTGTGGTGGCATGGACCGAATTTCCTCAAAGATCCCGTCGACAGTTGGCCCGAGTGTGTGGTTTCGATGCCGGATCTTCCGGATTTGCAGCAGGAAGCCTGCCCAGTCATCGCTCTGCACAGTGCTACCGTCGACCAAACACTGTGCGACCGATTCACGGACTTATCGAAGCTAATCCGTGTCGTAGCACGATGCTACCGATTTTTCAACAATTCGAGGCTCCCGCGCAGCGACCGCACCATTGGTTCACTGACCCCAGAGGAAAGTGAGCATGCGCTCAAGATTCTCGTACGACAAGTTCAGTTAGCGTCCTTCCCAGCTGAAGTTCACCACTACCGTAGCGCTCAAAGCATTCCATCCGTATCTGCAACATCGAAATCGCCACTCAAGGACTTGAAGTTGTCCATGGATCAGTTCGGTTTGCTCAGACTCTGTGGACGATTAGCAAATATGAAAGCACCGTACGACACTCGTTACCCGATCCTTCTACCAGCCGATCACCGTCTCAGTTGGCTCATCGCTCGATCCAGTCACATCCGAACACTTCATGGCGGTCCAACGCTCACGCTCGCTACGATTCGTCAACGATTTTGGCCAGTCCGGGGTCGACAGCTAGCAAGAAAGGTTGTACGTCAGTGCGTAACCTGTTTCCGTTGCCAGCCATGGCTAGCACAGCAGATCTTGGCACCCCTTCCATCCGTTCGTTTGTCACCTGCTAGACCGTTTATACACTCCGGGATGGATTACTGTGGGCCGTTTTTCGTACGTCCGTTAAGTGGTCGGGGCGCGTCGGTTAAGATCTACGTCGGTCTGTTCGTATGTCTCGTGGTGAAAGCCGTGCATCTCGAAGTCGTCGCCGATCTGACGTCCGCCGCCTGCATAAATGCCGTTAAGCGCTTCGTAGCTCGTCGCGGTCGAGTGCTCGAACTACACTGCGACAACGCGACTGCTTTCGTCGGGACAGACCGAGAACTCCGTTCGATGCGGGAAGAGTTTCGTCGTCAATTCCGGTCCAAGGACTGGGAGAACTTCTGCGTGGAAAGCGGAATCAAGTTTCGCTTTATCCCGGCAAGATCACCGCACTTCGGCGGTATCTGGGAGGCCGGAATCAAGTCCTTCAAGCACCACTTCCGTCGCATCATGGGCAACCGCTCATTCACCGTGGACCAGCTCCAGACCGTCGTTGCCCAAATCGAATCAGTCCTCAATTCCCGTCCTCTCTCTCCGCTTACAGATTCTCCTGACGATTGCTCCGCTCTGACTCCAGGGCATTTTCTTGTTGGCGAACCGCTCGTGGCCATCCCTGAGCCTGACCTGGTCGACGTCAACTCAAATCGACTCTCGCGCCTGCAGGAGATGAAGAAGTCGGTCCAAGACCTTTGGCGTTGTTGGCAGCTGGATTACGTCAGTCAACTCCAGCAGCGAAGAAAGTGGAAGCGATCCCAGCCGGATGTGCGCGTTGGACAGCTGGTGCTCGTCAGGCAAGCGACTGCGCCGCCACTGCAGTGGCCGTTAGGACGGATCGTCGAAACCGTTGCGGGCAAGGATGGACGAGTTCGGGTGGTCGTAGTCAAGACCGCTGCCGGGCAGTACAAACGAGCAGTCACGGAGATCGCCGTTCTACCGATTGCTCCTACCGAGGACGACCCGAAGGACGACAACACCATAGTCAGTACCAGTCACCAAGACGAAGATGATGGTTGA